The sequence CTTGACCGAAAATGAATAAGAGTAGCGATGTCTCGGAAAGAAAACGAGATGAATCCGATCCCTGCTGATCCGGGAAAACCAGACGCGCCCACGGGTTCCCGTCCTTCCTATGCCCGTCAAGCCCTCTTTATAGCGCTGCCTGTCCTGTTGATTTTTGCCTGCGCCGAATTGGGCGCACGGCTCAGAGAGCGTTACATTCCGCCCATGCCCGTAGATGTGGGACAAGGCTTTAATCCCGATGACCGGCTCTTTGTGCCTGGTGCCGGCGGCATGATGGAAACGAATCCTCAAAAAAGTACTTCTTTTCAACACCAACGTTTTGCACTCGTGAAGCCCCGTGATACCTTGCGCATCATTGCTTTAGGCGGATCGTCGGTGAACTACCTCGATTATGAATTTGAGCAAATGAAACAGGACTTGGCGCTTGCCTTGTCCGACCGCTACAAGGACGTGGAGATTATCAATTGCGGCGGGTTGTCCTACGGTTCCCATCGACTCGTATTGATTGCTTCCGAGATCATAGGCTATGCGCCGGATGTGGTGTTGCTCTATACGGGACATAACGAATTCGAAGAGCTGGAACAGATGCACTTGGCCACGCTGTCGGATACGAAGATTCAGCGCATGTTAACTATTTCCGCTTTCTATCGTTTTATCCGAGATAAGACGGCGCAGCAGCGCATCAAGAACTTAGAGCAAAGCCGCGCCATACGAGATCTTTCCGCTTCCATTCCGGATTCATCCCGTACTTGGCTGCATCGTTTTAGCGAAGATGAAATCCGTACGCGGATGGCGGACTTTGAAAAGAATCTTGAGACCATGATTCAGTTGTGTCAAGATAACCAAGTTCCTGTCATTATAGGCACGGTCCCGTCCAAATGGTATCGGCCCAATTTGCCCGGTACGGATGGGGAACGCTATGAGGCGGTAACGAGCCTTTTTGAAAAAGGACAGGTTGACGAGGGCATTAAACTGGGACGTGCCTTATTGCGAGAAGCGACGCCTCGCCACCAATCATCGGATTTGGAAAATGAAATTATTCGCGCCGTTGCGCATCGCTGGGCGCTTCCGCTCGCCGATGTGGAAGCTGCCATTATCGACGCCGAGCCCCGTGGGATACCCGGAGAGACGCTTTTCAATGATCATTGCCACCTAAACCCTGCGGGCAACGAAATTTTGCGGCGCTTATATCAGCAAGAAATCTTGAATCTTGTACAAAGTTAAGTTGCGGGAATGCAGTTTAGCCTTATAATTGTATACAATGCTAAGGTATCGGATACCGTAGTTTTGAACCAATCGTAGAAAGACAGCTGTAGACTGAAGCGGCTTGAAGCCGTTCAACATCACGGATAGGGAATCACCATGGAAAAACAATCTTGGTATAGCGGCGATACAGACAACATTCCAATCCAATCGGGAGAAGGAAAGCGAGACTCCTTTTCCTTTGGCCCCTCCGCTACACTTCTTGTCACCTTTCTTTTAGGATTGGCTGTTGGATTTTTACTCTGTTACGCACTGTTGGAGATGCGGCAGGGCGCTGACGATAAAGAGGCCGCCTCCGAATCTTCTTTTGACGGAGTGACAGAAACAACCCTTGTGCCGCTTCAGAGCAAAGGCGAAGAGCTGGATCTTGCCGTTGCGCAAGTGGATCCGGAAAGCGTCTGGCCTGCCCGTCACCTGCTTATAAGCTTGCCGGGAACCCATCTGGATGAGGACAGCGCCGAGCTATTGAATCGCTTCAAGCCCGGCGGAGTTTGGCTGCGTCAGGCGAATACGGTGGATACCAATCAGATCGGCCACTTGGTACAGCAGATCAACAAATACGCAGCGCTCCAAGGGCCTTCCGCGGCGGAGCCTCTGATTGTGACCGCCCAAGACGGCGGCGATGCTGCCAATCCGTTACGGCTGGCGGGAACCCTTGCCCCCCGTGATCTTGCGCAGCTGGACACCTTAGACGCCATCCGTGCTGCGGGTAAAGACTTGGCGGAAAAATCACTGAATCTTGGGGTTGGCGTTTTACTCACGCCTGTTCTTGATATTTTCGATCCGGAAAAACAGAAGACTTCCGATCGTTACCGCTTTTTAGGGGATTCACCGGAAGCCGTGTCGCAAGCAGGCATCGCTTTCGCAGAAGGCCTGCAAGCAGGCGGTGTCATGGCGGTAGCCAAACATTATCCCGGTATCGGTTCTGCTTCGATACGCGAAGGAAACGTGCCGCTCATCGCTGAAACCAATGTGGAATATCTTGCATCCAATATGATGCCCTTCATGGATGCCGCCGCCTACGACATTAGCGGCATGCTGATCAGCAGCGCCTCTGTTCCCGCCTTAGATGTGCAACAACCCGGAAGGCCCGCGTCCTTGTCTCCCGTACTTGTGCGCGAAGTATTTCGTAATAAATGGGGATATTCGGGGGTGTTGCTGGCAGAAGATATACGTACTGTCGCTTCCTGGTCAAGGAAATCGGTAGAAGAGAATGTTATCGCTGCCCTCGCCGCCGGATGCGATGCTGTGCTGATTTCCGACATGAGCCTTGACGATATGACGCGGATCTCGGCAGCCATCAAAGACGCCTGCGCCAGCGGCGTCCTGAGCGAGGAAAATTTGCTCGCTTCCCGACAACGGCTTGATTTGTGGCGCACGAAGCTGGAACGTGTGAAAAGCCAGCGCACAAAAGAAACGGCGGCTGAGGCTGATGTGAATGAAGACGAAGACACTGCCGTTCCCGATGAAAGCGCCATTGACGATGAGGTCGCCGATGCCGAAGAAGGGGCCGATGAATCAATAGACGAAGCGGCGGATGAAGTGGAGGAAGAAGTTGCCGCGCCGGCCGAAGATACCTTGGAAGAAGCGGCGCCTGCAGCGGAAGAAACTGAACCGGAAGCGCCTGTTGAGGCTCCTGAGAAGGAAGTAAAAGCGCCGGAAGCCGAGGTCAAAGAGCAGCCGAAAAAAGCGCCGGTAAAAGAGACTGCGACACCGCCCGAAGGTTCCAAAAAAGTGGAACATATCATTAAGAAGGGTGAAACGCTCACGGGTATCGCACAGAGCTATCAAGTATCCGTGAAAAACATTATGACATGGAATAACATGTCCGACAGTAATATCAGATTCGGCCAAAAGTTAAGCATTTTTACGACCAAGGACGTGGCGGACGCGGCGCCTGCGGAAACACAAGACAAAGCAGCGCCGGAAGTGAAAGCGGCGCCGGAAGAATCTTCGGACACCGCCGCAGCAGCGGAAGAAATCGTTGCGCCTGCTGATCCTGTGGAAGAAGAAACGGCGCCCGTTGAAGAAGTCCAGCCTGAGCCTGTTGCTGATGATGATAAAGCGGATGAAGAGCCGAGCGCCCCGGCGGTCGATGCTCCTGCTGCTGCCGATCAGGAAGAGACGCCCGCCCCGGATGTTGATACCGAGCATCCTGAAACCCATGTGCCCGAACAATTCCCGCCTGTGACGGAAGAGGTCTTGCCGCCTGTAGTCGAAATTTCCGCCATGCCCTTAGAGCCTGATCATGACAGTGAAGATCTCGAAATCACAGAGGAAGAACATGCCTCTACGGTTACCAAAAACTTTTCAGTGCGATCCTCCTCCGGAAAAAAAGAAGATAAAAAGGACGACAAAGAAGCATCGGTAAGCCAAGAGAGTGAATCCGCCGCTGCAGCGGAGGAATCGGAAGAAGAATTGGAAATGACCGTGACTGTCGAGCCGATCACCGTTGAAACGGCAACGACCGTTGCGCCGGCGGCTGCCGAAGTTGTAGCGCCGGTGCCTGCCGACGAAGCGGCACCCGTCACGACCAGTGTTTCTTCCGAACCCGAGTACACGGAACACAAGATCGCAACCGGGGAAAATCTCTCGCAAATAGCCAAAAAATATAATATCAGCCTTCAAGAACTGATCAAACTCAACAATATTTCGAATCCGGATATTGTCGTGATCGGTCACTCCTTGAAGGTGCCGAAACAGTAATCCCAAAAGGGAGCTTTGCATGCAGTATAGACAATTAGGGAACAGTGATTTAAAAATACCGGTGGTGTCCTTTGGCGCTTGGGCAATTGGCGGATGGATGTGGGGCGGTACGGATGATGACCTTGCGATCCGCGCTATCCATGGCGCTATCGATCACGGAATGACGCTGATTGATACGGCGCCTGTCTATGGCATGGGACACAGTGAACGTGTGGTGGGCGAGGCTGTCAAAGGCCGCCGTGACCAAGTCATTATTGCTACGAAATGTGGACTCCGTTGGGATGATAAGGAAGGCAGTTACCATTTCAGCACGAAGAGCAACGATGGAGTGGATCTAGATGTTTACCGTAACCTTAAGGCAGCTTCTATCCGCAAGGAATGTGAAGATAGTCTCAGACGGCTGAACGTGGATCATATCGATTTATACCAGTGCCACTGGCCTGATCCGAGCACGCCGATCCAAGAGACCATGGAGATTTTAACCAAGCTGCAGCAGGAAGGTAAAATTCGCGCTTTTGGTGTGAGTAACTTTTCAAAGGATCAATTGGAAAGCTGCCTCAAATGGGGGCGCATCGTAAGTGATCAGCCGCGTTACAGTGCGCTGGACCGTTCCATTGAAGAGGAAATTCTCCCCTTTTGCCGCGAGAATAATATTGGTATTCTTGCCTATAGCCCCCTGGAACAAGGCTTATTAACCGGTAAAGTGGCTATGGATCGCAATTTTAAGAAAGGCGATCAGCGCCGCGACAAAAAGCTGTTTGAACACGATAATCGGCTCAGAATTAATACGACCTTGGAGTTCGCACAGTCCATTGCAAATCGCTATGACGCAAGTTTGGCACAAATTTTCTTAGCGTGGCTCATCGCGCAAGACGGGGTTACTTCCGTTCTTGCCGGCACACGCAATGAGGCGCAGATGAAGGAGAATGCCGGAGCCGGTGAGTTGAAGCTTACTGAAGAAGATTGCGCTGCCTTGCGCCGGTATGTGGAATCGCTGCACATTGAACGTTGATTCCAAGCGCGGCTTTCGTAATCAG comes from Candidatus Hydrogenedentota bacterium and encodes:
- a CDS encoding SGNH/GDSL hydrolase family protein, with the protein product MSRKENEMNPIPADPGKPDAPTGSRPSYARQALFIALPVLLIFACAELGARLRERYIPPMPVDVGQGFNPDDRLFVPGAGGMMETNPQKSTSFQHQRFALVKPRDTLRIIALGGSSVNYLDYEFEQMKQDLALALSDRYKDVEIINCGGLSYGSHRLVLIASEIIGYAPDVVLLYTGHNEFEELEQMHLATLSDTKIQRMLTISAFYRFIRDKTAQQRIKNLEQSRAIRDLSASIPDSSRTWLHRFSEDEIRTRMADFEKNLETMIQLCQDNQVPVIIGTVPSKWYRPNLPGTDGERYEAVTSLFEKGQVDEGIKLGRALLREATPRHQSSDLENEIIRAVAHRWALPLADVEAAIIDAEPRGIPGETLFNDHCHLNPAGNEILRRLYQQEILNLVQS
- a CDS encoding LysM peptidoglycan-binding domain-containing protein, with translation MEKQSWYSGDTDNIPIQSGEGKRDSFSFGPSATLLVTFLLGLAVGFLLCYALLEMRQGADDKEAASESSFDGVTETTLVPLQSKGEELDLAVAQVDPESVWPARHLLISLPGTHLDEDSAELLNRFKPGGVWLRQANTVDTNQIGHLVQQINKYAALQGPSAAEPLIVTAQDGGDAANPLRLAGTLAPRDLAQLDTLDAIRAAGKDLAEKSLNLGVGVLLTPVLDIFDPEKQKTSDRYRFLGDSPEAVSQAGIAFAEGLQAGGVMAVAKHYPGIGSASIREGNVPLIAETNVEYLASNMMPFMDAAAYDISGMLISSASVPALDVQQPGRPASLSPVLVREVFRNKWGYSGVLLAEDIRTVASWSRKSVEENVIAALAAGCDAVLISDMSLDDMTRISAAIKDACASGVLSEENLLASRQRLDLWRTKLERVKSQRTKETAAEADVNEDEDTAVPDESAIDDEVADAEEGADESIDEAADEVEEEVAAPAEDTLEEAAPAAEETEPEAPVEAPEKEVKAPEAEVKEQPKKAPVKETATPPEGSKKVEHIIKKGETLTGIAQSYQVSVKNIMTWNNMSDSNIRFGQKLSIFTTKDVADAAPAETQDKAAPEVKAAPEESSDTAAAAEEIVAPADPVEEETAPVEEVQPEPVADDDKADEEPSAPAVDAPAAADQEETPAPDVDTEHPETHVPEQFPPVTEEVLPPVVEISAMPLEPDHDSEDLEITEEEHASTVTKNFSVRSSSGKKEDKKDDKEASVSQESESAAAAEESEEELEMTVTVEPITVETATTVAPAAAEVVAPVPADEAAPVTTSVSSEPEYTEHKIATGENLSQIAKKYNISLQELIKLNNISNPDIVVIGHSLKVPKQ
- a CDS encoding aldo/keto reductase, coding for MQYRQLGNSDLKIPVVSFGAWAIGGWMWGGTDDDLAIRAIHGAIDHGMTLIDTAPVYGMGHSERVVGEAVKGRRDQVIIATKCGLRWDDKEGSYHFSTKSNDGVDLDVYRNLKAASIRKECEDSLRRLNVDHIDLYQCHWPDPSTPIQETMEILTKLQQEGKIRAFGVSNFSKDQLESCLKWGRIVSDQPRYSALDRSIEEEILPFCRENNIGILAYSPLEQGLLTGKVAMDRNFKKGDQRRDKKLFEHDNRLRINTTLEFAQSIANRYDASLAQIFLAWLIAQDGVTSVLAGTRNEAQMKENAGAGELKLTEEDCAALRRYVESLHIER